The following proteins come from a genomic window of Amaranthus tricolor cultivar Red isolate AtriRed21 chromosome 14, ASM2621246v1, whole genome shotgun sequence:
- the LOC130799919 gene encoding uncharacterized protein LOC130799919 isoform X1 has translation MVALEAVEVSVPAVSISGYKMDEIVKEVKEVEKQWDETSFQCQGYIKAIEEYGKSRDMSGEKNSLPRLNGLAQDGLVVLNSLQLKLDTLAPQLPTYDEAQSAQALVENWKHQCQSLRAALRNANLQAKINIRKTAQKERELLLGGGSESTMRRRNLQTKAGMTSAAESITESLRRTRQLMAQELERSASTLMTFEGSTETLKKADSEYKGHRSLLMRTRNLLSTMQRQDVIDRIIIVVGFFLFFLAVAYVVSKRIRILKLQRLVIASIKSGVVRRAGVRQQPAANGLDVLQHDIVPPTIGANPAEHVLHEEL, from the exons TTACAAAATGGATGAGATTGTTAAGGAAGTCAAGGAAGTCGAGAAACAGTGGGATGAAACAAGTTTTCAGTGTCAAGGATATATAAAGGCAATAGAAGAGTATGGAAAATCACGAGATATGAGTGGAGAGAAAAACTCTCTTCCAAGATTGAATGGTTTGGCACAGGATGGGTTGGTTGTGCTTAATTCGTTGCAGCTTAAGCTTGATACATTGGCTCCGCAACTTCCAACATATGATGAGGCTCAGAGTGCACAGGCTCTTGTTGAAAACTGGAAGCATCAATGTCAAAG CTTGCGCGCTGCTTTGAGGAATGCTAATCTGCAAGCAAAGATAAACATCAGGAAAACTGCTCAGAAAgag AGAGAACTTCTCCTAGGAGGTGGCAGTGAGTCCACTATGCGGAGACGCAATTTACA GACAAAAGCTGGGATGACATCTGCTGCAGAAAGCATCACTGAGAGCCTTCGTCGCACTCGTCAATTGATGGCTCAG GAGTTGGAAAGAAGTGCTAGTACATTAATGACTTTTG AGGGTTCAACAGAAACACTGAAAAAAGCAGATAGTGAATACAAAGGGCATCGATCACTATTAATGCGAACACGGAACTTGCTTTCCACAATGCAGCGTCAGGACGTTATTGACCG CATCATCATTGTTGTTgggtttttcttattctttctaGCTGTTGCATACGTTGTTTCAAAGCGCATTAGAATATTGAAGCTGCAGCGATTAGTTATTGCATCTATTAAATCGGGTGTGGTTAGAAGAGCTGGTGTTAGGCAACAACCAGCTGCTAACGGACTTGATGTATTGCAACATGACATTGTACCTCCTACAATTGGGGCGAACCCTGCGGAGCATGTCTTGCATGAAGAACTTTGA
- the LOC130799919 gene encoding uncharacterized protein LOC130799919 isoform X2, with amino-acid sequence MDEIVKEVKEVEKQWDETSFQCQGYIKAIEEYGKSRDMSGEKNSLPRLNGLAQDGLVVLNSLQLKLDTLAPQLPTYDEAQSAQALVENWKHQCQSLRAALRNANLQAKINIRKTAQKERELLLGGGSESTMRRRNLQTKAGMTSAAESITESLRRTRQLMAQELERSASTLMTFEGSTETLKKADSEYKGHRSLLMRTRNLLSTMQRQDVIDRIIIVVGFFLFFLAVAYVVSKRIRILKLQRLVIASIKSGVVRRAGVRQQPAANGLDVLQHDIVPPTIGANPAEHVLHEEL; translated from the exons ATGGATGAGATTGTTAAGGAAGTCAAGGAAGTCGAGAAACAGTGGGATGAAACAAGTTTTCAGTGTCAAGGATATATAAAGGCAATAGAAGAGTATGGAAAATCACGAGATATGAGTGGAGAGAAAAACTCTCTTCCAAGATTGAATGGTTTGGCACAGGATGGGTTGGTTGTGCTTAATTCGTTGCAGCTTAAGCTTGATACATTGGCTCCGCAACTTCCAACATATGATGAGGCTCAGAGTGCACAGGCTCTTGTTGAAAACTGGAAGCATCAATGTCAAAG CTTGCGCGCTGCTTTGAGGAATGCTAATCTGCAAGCAAAGATAAACATCAGGAAAACTGCTCAGAAAgag AGAGAACTTCTCCTAGGAGGTGGCAGTGAGTCCACTATGCGGAGACGCAATTTACA GACAAAAGCTGGGATGACATCTGCTGCAGAAAGCATCACTGAGAGCCTTCGTCGCACTCGTCAATTGATGGCTCAG GAGTTGGAAAGAAGTGCTAGTACATTAATGACTTTTG AGGGTTCAACAGAAACACTGAAAAAAGCAGATAGTGAATACAAAGGGCATCGATCACTATTAATGCGAACACGGAACTTGCTTTCCACAATGCAGCGTCAGGACGTTATTGACCG CATCATCATTGTTGTTgggtttttcttattctttctaGCTGTTGCATACGTTGTTTCAAAGCGCATTAGAATATTGAAGCTGCAGCGATTAGTTATTGCATCTATTAAATCGGGTGTGGTTAGAAGAGCTGGTGTTAGGCAACAACCAGCTGCTAACGGACTTGATGTATTGCAACATGACATTGTACCTCCTACAATTGGGGCGAACCCTGCGGAGCATGTCTTGCATGAAGAACTTTGA